Proteins from a genomic interval of Rhodothermus marinus:
- the rplR gene encoding 50S ribosomal protein L18, translating to MINELKRKKERRARVKRGLKKKIRGTPERPRLCVYRSNKHIYAQVIDDTRGHTLAAASSLEKDMPSGTKTEISREVGRRVAQRALAANVTQVVFDRNAYKYHGRVKALAEGAREGGLQF from the coding sequence ATGATCAACGAACTCAAGCGCAAGAAGGAACGGCGGGCGCGCGTCAAGCGCGGCCTGAAGAAAAAAATCCGCGGCACGCCCGAGCGTCCGCGCCTGTGCGTGTACCGGTCGAACAAGCACATTTACGCGCAGGTGATCGACGACACGCGTGGCCATACGCTGGCGGCCGCCTCCAGCCTTGAGAAAGACATGCCTTCCGGCACCAAAACGGAGATCAGCCGGGAGGTGGGGCGGCGGGTGGCCCAGCGGGCGCTGGCTGCGAACGTGACGCAGGTGGTATTCGATCGGAACGCCTACAAATATCATGGCCGGGTAAAGGCGCTGGCCGAAGGCGCGCGTGAAGGCGGCCTTCAGTTCTGA
- the rpsE gene encoding 30S ribosomal protein S5, whose product MARQKNRNNRGRRRQRQRAAEEQQQWIERLVSVKRVAKVVQGGRRFSFSAVVVVGDGNGLVGSGVGKAREVADAIAKATENAKKNLIRVPIRRGTIPHPVIGRQDAARVLLKPASPGTGVIAGSGARAVLECAGITDVLCKALGSTNPYNLVAATINALEQLEDPLEVAQRRGVPLQKVFEG is encoded by the coding sequence ATGGCACGGCAGAAAAATCGTAACAACCGCGGTCGTCGTCGACAGCGCCAGCGTGCTGCCGAAGAGCAGCAGCAGTGGATCGAACGCCTGGTGTCGGTCAAACGAGTGGCCAAAGTCGTGCAGGGCGGCCGGCGCTTCTCCTTCAGCGCCGTGGTCGTGGTGGGCGATGGCAACGGACTGGTCGGCTCCGGCGTGGGCAAGGCGCGTGAAGTGGCCGATGCCATCGCCAAGGCCACCGAAAATGCCAAGAAAAACCTGATCCGTGTGCCGATCCGGCGCGGGACGATTCCCCATCCGGTGATCGGACGTCAGGACGCGGCGCGCGTGCTGCTGAAGCCGGCCTCGCCCGGTACCGGCGTCATTGCCGGCAGCGGCGCCCGTGCCGTGCTGGAGTGCGCTGGCATCACCGATGTGCTCTGCAAGGCGCTGGGGTCGACGAACCCCTACAACCTCGTGGCGGCGACCATCAACGCCCTTGAGCAGCTGGAAGACCCGCTGGAGGTCGCCCAGCGCCGGGGCGTCCCGCTGCAGAAGGTGTTCGAAGGGTAA
- the rpmD gene encoding 50S ribosomal protein L30 has product MAAKKQKKLKITQVRSVIDYPERQRRTLEALGLRRIGRTVVHDDTPQIRGMIKKVEHLVRVEEIEA; this is encoded by the coding sequence ATGGCGGCAAAAAAACAGAAAAAGCTGAAAATCACGCAGGTCCGCAGCGTGATCGACTATCCGGAGCGGCAGCGCCGCACCCTGGAAGCACTGGGCCTGCGACGCATTGGCCGGACGGTGGTCCACGACGACACGCCCCAGATCCGGGGCATGATCAAGAAGGTGGAGCACCTGGTACGCGTTGAAGAAATTGAAGCATAA
- the rplO gene encoding 50S ribosomal protein L15, which yields MDLSRLKPAKGAVRERKRLGRGVGSGYGGHSSTRGTKGQKARTGQKIPAYFEGGQMPLVRRVPKRGFRNPFRTEYRVINVGDLARWIEAGRLSAEAPITPETLVAAGLARKRDRIKILGDGELSVALQISAHAFSASARQKIEAAGGTATVIA from the coding sequence ATGGATCTGAGTCGACTGAAACCGGCAAAAGGAGCGGTCCGCGAACGCAAGCGCCTGGGACGTGGCGTGGGCTCCGGCTATGGTGGCCATAGCTCGACGCGTGGTACGAAAGGTCAGAAGGCGCGCACCGGCCAGAAGATTCCGGCCTACTTCGAAGGCGGGCAGATGCCGCTGGTGCGGCGTGTGCCCAAACGGGGCTTCCGCAATCCGTTCCGCACGGAATACCGGGTGATCAACGTGGGCGATCTGGCCCGCTGGATCGAGGCCGGGCGGCTTTCGGCCGAGGCGCCGATCACGCCGGAGACGCTGGTGGCCGCCGGACTGGCCCGCAAACGCGACCGCATCAAGATTCTGGGCGACGGCGAACTGTCGGTGGCGCTCCAGATTTCGGCGCATGCCTTCAGCGCCTCGGCCCGGCAGAAGATCGAAGCGGCCGGTGGAACGGCCACGGTAATCGCCTGA
- the secY gene encoding preprotein translocase subunit SecY, whose product MAGFTESIRNIWKIEELRQRVLYTLGLLVVYRLGTYVTLPGVDAHILAEVNRQAGTNNLFGLIDLFVGGAFSQAGIFALGIMPYITASIIIQLMGAVVPYFQKLQREGEEGRRKITQLTRYLTVGITALQAVGYAINLRYGATGQAIVVSPAFFMLIAVIVLTAGTVFVMWLGERITENGIGNGISLIIMVSIIAFLPQAVYNEFTLKDNLFIVLLELAVFVVITAGVVLVTQGTRRIPVQYAKRVVGRRVYGGVTQYLPLRVNAAGVMPIIFAQSIMFVPATIATFFPGSDFMQQFGSFFSDISGWGYSSLFFLLVVFFTYFYTAIAVNPREMADTLKRQGGFIPGVRPGKQTSEFIDTILTRITLPGAIFLGIVAIIPAFAMRAGVTAGFAHFFGGTSLLIIVGVMLDTLQQIESHLLMRHYEGFMKGSRVRGRRF is encoded by the coding sequence ATGGCGGGTTTCACGGAAAGCATTCGCAACATCTGGAAGATCGAAGAGCTCCGGCAGCGCGTGCTCTACACGCTCGGGCTGCTGGTCGTCTACCGGCTCGGCACCTACGTGACGCTGCCGGGCGTCGATGCCCACATCCTGGCCGAGGTCAACCGCCAGGCCGGCACGAACAACCTGTTCGGCCTGATCGACCTGTTCGTCGGCGGCGCCTTCTCGCAGGCCGGCATCTTCGCGCTGGGCATCATGCCCTACATCACCGCCTCCATCATCATCCAGCTCATGGGCGCGGTGGTGCCCTACTTCCAGAAGTTGCAGCGTGAAGGCGAAGAGGGCCGCCGCAAGATCACGCAGCTCACGCGCTATCTGACCGTCGGCATCACGGCGCTGCAGGCCGTGGGCTATGCGATCAACCTGCGCTACGGCGCCACCGGACAGGCCATCGTGGTCAGTCCGGCCTTTTTTATGCTGATCGCCGTCATCGTGCTGACGGCCGGTACCGTTTTCGTGATGTGGCTCGGCGAACGCATCACGGAAAACGGCATCGGCAACGGCATCTCGCTCATCATCATGGTGAGCATCATCGCCTTCCTGCCGCAGGCCGTCTACAACGAATTCACGCTGAAAGACAACCTGTTCATCGTGCTGCTGGAGCTGGCCGTCTTCGTGGTGATCACGGCCGGGGTGGTGCTGGTAACGCAGGGGACGCGCCGCATCCCCGTGCAGTATGCCAAACGGGTGGTCGGGCGCCGCGTCTACGGCGGCGTCACGCAGTATTTGCCGCTGCGCGTCAACGCGGCCGGCGTGATGCCGATCATCTTCGCGCAGTCGATCATGTTCGTGCCGGCCACGATCGCCACGTTCTTCCCCGGCAGTGATTTCATGCAGCAGTTCGGGAGCTTTTTCTCGGACATCTCGGGCTGGGGCTATTCTTCCCTGTTTTTCCTGCTGGTCGTGTTCTTTACCTACTTCTACACGGCCATTGCCGTGAACCCGCGCGAGATGGCCGACACGCTCAAGCGGCAGGGTGGCTTCATTCCCGGGGTGCGTCCGGGCAAGCAGACCAGCGAGTTCATCGACACGATCCTGACCCGGATCACGCTGCCGGGCGCCATCTTTCTGGGCATCGTGGCGATCATTCCGGCCTTTGCCATGCGGGCGGGCGTGACGGCGGGATTTGCCCACTTTTTCGGCGGAACCAGCCTGCTCATCATCGTGGGGGTGATGCTCGACACGCTGCAGCAGATCGAAAGCCATCTGCTGATGCGCCACTACGAGGGCTTCATGAAAGGCTCGCGCGTGCGGGGACGACGGTTCTAA
- the map gene encoding type I methionyl aminopeptidase, with amino-acid sequence MIHIKTEKEIDILRQCAELVGRTLGEVARYIRPGVTTAELDAIAEDFIRTQGAEPAFKGYRVGRLVYPATLCVSVNDQVVHGIPGDYKLKEGDLVSVDCGVRYRGFYGDSAYTFGVGELDPENVRLCRVTYEALDKGIAQAVAGKRIGDISHAIQRHCEAAGYGVVRALVGHGIGRRLHEEPQVPNVGRPGTGRRLRVGMTLCVEPMVNRGTYEVRVGDDGWTVYTADGQPSAHYEHMVVVRAGRPEVLTTFAYIEEVVEAPYKQTIASPHGETETHYTGR; translated from the coding sequence ATGATCCATATCAAAACCGAAAAAGAAATCGACATCCTGCGTCAGTGCGCCGAGCTGGTGGGACGCACGCTGGGGGAGGTGGCGCGCTACATCCGACCGGGTGTGACCACGGCCGAGCTGGACGCCATCGCCGAAGATTTCATCCGGACGCAGGGTGCTGAACCGGCCTTCAAAGGCTACCGGGTGGGCCGGCTGGTCTATCCGGCCACGCTGTGCGTGTCGGTAAACGACCAGGTGGTGCACGGCATCCCGGGCGACTATAAGCTCAAAGAAGGGGATCTGGTGTCGGTGGATTGCGGGGTGCGGTATCGTGGCTTCTATGGCGACAGCGCCTACACCTTCGGGGTGGGCGAGCTGGACCCGGAGAACGTCCGTCTCTGCCGGGTTACCTACGAGGCGCTCGACAAAGGCATTGCGCAGGCGGTGGCCGGCAAACGCATCGGCGACATCAGCCATGCGATTCAGCGGCATTGCGAGGCGGCGGGCTACGGCGTGGTGCGGGCGCTGGTGGGGCACGGCATCGGACGCCGTCTGCACGAAGAGCCGCAGGTACCCAACGTGGGGCGGCCGGGTACAGGCCGACGGCTCCGTGTGGGGATGACGCTCTGCGTGGAACCCATGGTCAATCGCGGAACGTATGAGGTGCGCGTCGGCGACGACGGATGGACCGTCTACACGGCCGACGGGCAGCCCTCGGCCCACTACGAACACATGGTCGTGGTACGGGCCGGGCGGCCGGAAGTGCTGACGACGTTTGCCTACATCGAAGAGGTAGTCGAAGCGCCCTACAAACAGACCATCGCATCCCCACATGGCGAAACAGAAACCCATTACACAGGACGGTGA
- the infA gene encoding translation initiation factor IF-1, with translation MAKQKPITQDGEVIEALPNAQFRVRLDNGHEILGILSGKMRMHYIKILPGDRVKVELSPYDLTKGRIVYRYK, from the coding sequence ATGGCGAAACAGAAACCCATTACACAGGACGGTGAAGTGATCGAGGCGCTGCCCAACGCCCAGTTTCGCGTGCGGCTGGACAACGGCCACGAGATCCTGGGCATTCTTTCGGGCAAGATGCGCATGCACTACATCAAGATTCTGCCGGGCGACCGCGTCAAAGTCGAACTGTCGCCCTACGATCTGACCAAAGGACGCATCGTGTATCGTTATAAATAA
- the rpmJ gene encoding 50S ribosomal protein L36, with the protein MKVRASVKKRSADDKIVRRKGRIYVINKKNPRNKQRQG; encoded by the coding sequence ATGAAGGTACGTGCCAGTGTCAAGAAGCGGAGCGCCGACGACAAGATCGTCCGGCGCAAGGGCCGCATCTACGTGATCAACAAGAAGAACCCCCGCAACAAGCAGCGTCAGGGCTGA
- the rpsM gene encoding 30S ribosomal protein S13, protein MPRIAGVDIPLHKRGEIALTAIYGIGKSRAKEILQRVGLDPNTRPKDWTEEQTREIRRIIEQEYVVEGQLRAEIQMNIKRLMDIGCYRGIRHRLGLPVRGQRTRTNARTRKGPRKTVAGKKKAPKK, encoded by the coding sequence ATGCCACGGATCGCAGGTGTCGACATTCCGCTGCACAAGCGCGGAGAAATTGCGCTGACCGCGATTTACGGAATCGGGAAGTCCCGGGCGAAGGAGATCCTCCAGCGCGTGGGTCTGGATCCCAACACGCGTCCGAAGGACTGGACCGAGGAGCAGACGCGCGAGATCCGTCGGATCATCGAACAGGAGTACGTCGTCGAGGGACAGCTCCGGGCCGAGATCCAGATGAACATCAAGCGGCTGATGGACATCGGCTGCTATCGTGGGATCCGGCATCGTCTGGGGTTGCCCGTGCGGGGTCAGCGCACGCGCACCAATGCCCGTACGCGCAAGGGGCCCCGTAAGACGGTGGCCGGGAAGAAGAAGGCTCCGAAGAAGTAA
- the rpsK gene encoding 30S ribosomal protein S11 yields MAKKQRTTRKKNVIVEQNGQAHIQSTFNNTIVTITDQYGNTIAWSSGGKEGFKGSRKGTPYAAQMAATSAAREAYDLGLRRVDVFVKGPGSGRESAIRALAAAGLELLSIRDVTPVPHNGCRPPKRRRV; encoded by the coding sequence ATGGCAAAGAAGCAGCGGACGACGCGCAAGAAGAACGTCATCGTCGAGCAGAACGGGCAGGCGCACATTCAGTCCACGTTCAACAATACGATCGTCACGATCACGGACCAGTACGGCAACACGATCGCCTGGTCCAGTGGTGGCAAGGAAGGCTTCAAGGGCAGCCGGAAGGGCACGCCCTATGCGGCGCAGATGGCCGCCACGTCGGCCGCCCGCGAAGCCTACGATCTGGGGTTGCGCCGGGTGGACGTCTTCGTCAAGGGACCCGGATCGGGGCGCGAGTCGGCCATTCGTGCGCTGGCCGCGGCCGGTCTGGAGCTGCTGAGCATCCGGGACGTCACTCCGGTACCGCACAACGGCTGCCGGCCTCCGAAGCGGCGGCGCGTCTGA
- the rpsD gene encoding 30S ribosomal protein S4, with protein MARYRGPKQKIARRFGEPIFGPSKALERKPYPPGQHGRTRRAKESEYAVQLKEKQKVKHIYGLLERQFRNLFEKATRKKGITGENLLKMLEARLDNTVYRMGFARTRRQARQLVVHRHIMVNGQVVNVPSYQLRPGDVVAVRPKSRQLAIIQENIKRLRRNFPWLEVDRKEMQGKFLDYPNREDIPENIREHLIVELYSK; from the coding sequence ATGGCCCGATATCGAGGCCCCAAACAGAAGATTGCCCGGCGTTTTGGCGAACCGATTTTCGGTCCGAGCAAGGCGCTGGAGCGCAAGCCGTATCCGCCCGGCCAGCACGGACGTACCCGCCGGGCCAAAGAGAGCGAATATGCCGTCCAGCTCAAGGAAAAGCAGAAGGTCAAGCACATTTACGGGCTGCTGGAGCGGCAATTCCGCAATCTGTTCGAAAAGGCCACGCGCAAAAAGGGCATCACCGGTGAAAACCTGCTCAAGATGCTCGAAGCGCGGCTGGACAACACGGTCTATCGCATGGGCTTTGCCCGCACGCGTCGGCAGGCGCGGCAGCTGGTCGTTCATCGCCACATCATGGTGAACGGTCAGGTCGTCAACGTTCCGTCGTACCAGCTGCGGCCCGGCGACGTGGTGGCCGTGCGGCCCAAGAGCCGCCAGCTGGCCATCATTCAGGAGAACATCAAGCGTTTGCGTCGGAACTTTCCCTGGCTGGAAGTCGATCGTAAGGAAATGCAGGGCAAGTTCCTGGACTACCCCAATCGGGAAGACATTCCCGAAAACATCCGCGAGCACCTGATCGTCGAGCTCTACTCCAAGTAG
- a CDS encoding DNA-directed RNA polymerase subunit alpha, translated as MSNYMVQLPEGVRVEEATETFGRFVVQPLERGYGVTIGNALRRVLLSSLPGVAITAVRIDGVQHEFSTIPGVTEDVAEIILNLKGVRFKAKDTTDANIRLSLKGPHVWTARDIAEATSHYEVLNPDHYIATLAEGAEVNLELRMGRGRGYVPAEENKLPDDPIGVIAIDAIFTPIKNVRYTIKPTRVGQKIEYERLELEITTDGSVSPEEALVQAATILRDHISLFITMESEPQPEVKKKEVDAEVQRIRELLSQPVDELDLSVRAQNCLKAANIRTIGDLVRRQESEMLKFRNFGRKSLQELIAVLEERGLHFGMDVDKYLEGAES; from the coding sequence ATGAGCAACTACATGGTGCAATTGCCCGAAGGTGTTCGGGTGGAAGAGGCGACGGAAACGTTCGGGCGTTTTGTGGTGCAGCCGCTCGAGCGCGGCTATGGCGTGACGATCGGCAACGCGCTCCGGCGCGTGCTGCTTTCTTCGCTGCCGGGCGTTGCCATTACGGCCGTCCGAATCGACGGCGTGCAGCACGAATTCTCGACAATTCCGGGCGTCACCGAGGACGTCGCGGAAATTATCCTGAATCTGAAGGGCGTTCGCTTCAAGGCGAAGGACACCACCGACGCGAACATCCGGCTTTCGCTCAAAGGACCGCACGTGTGGACGGCCCGCGATATTGCCGAGGCCACCAGTCACTACGAGGTGCTGAACCCGGACCACTACATCGCCACGCTGGCCGAAGGCGCCGAAGTGAACCTCGAGCTGCGCATGGGGCGCGGGCGCGGCTACGTGCCGGCCGAGGAAAACAAGCTGCCGGATGACCCGATCGGGGTGATCGCCATCGACGCGATCTTCACGCCCATCAAGAACGTGCGCTACACGATCAAACCCACGCGCGTGGGTCAGAAGATCGAGTACGAGCGCCTGGAACTGGAAATCACCACGGACGGCTCGGTCTCTCCCGAAGAAGCGCTCGTGCAGGCGGCCACGATCCTGCGCGACCACATCAGCCTCTTCATCACGATGGAGAGCGAGCCGCAGCCCGAGGTCAAGAAGAAAGAGGTCGACGCCGAGGTGCAGCGCATCCGCGAGCTGCTCTCGCAGCCGGTCGATGAACTCGACCTGTCGGTGCGGGCGCAGAACTGCCTCAAGGCGGCCAACATCCGCACGATCGGCGATCTGGTGCGACGGCAGGAGTCCGAAATGCTCAAGTTCCGCAACTTCGGCCGCAAGTCGCTCCAGGAGCTGATCGCCGTGCTGGAGGAACGCGGGCTGCACTTTGGCATGGACGTCGACAAGTACCTTGAGGGAGCCGAGAGCTGA
- the rplQ gene encoding 50S ribosomal protein L17 — protein sequence MRHRKKGFKLGRTYGHRRATLAALSCALIRHKRIRTTLAKAKALRMFIEPLITRAKEDTTHNRRQVFRYLQDKEAVKELFGEIAEKVNGRPGGYTRVVRIGRRPGDGAEMAVIELVDYNDVKPADSRKTRRRTRRGRGRGRRTETPEAAATTTQAAEAEAAAPETPETAEPEAQVEQATAEAEAATPAEAAPEASSEEAAEDQEKKDEG from the coding sequence ATGAGACATCGAAAAAAAGGATTCAAGTTAGGCCGCACCTACGGACATCGCCGGGCCACGCTGGCGGCGCTTTCGTGCGCATTGATCCGGCACAAACGGATCCGCACGACGCTGGCCAAGGCCAAGGCGCTCCGCATGTTCATCGAGCCGCTCATCACGCGGGCCAAGGAAGACACCACCCACAACCGCCGGCAGGTCTTCCGCTACCTGCAGGACAAGGAGGCCGTTAAAGAACTTTTTGGCGAGATCGCCGAGAAGGTCAACGGCCGACCGGGCGGCTACACGCGCGTGGTGCGGATCGGTCGTCGGCCCGGCGACGGCGCCGAGATGGCCGTGATCGAACTGGTCGATTACAACGACGTCAAGCCGGCCGACAGCCGGAAGACGCGGCGTCGGACGCGTCGCGGCCGCGGGCGGGGTCGTCGTACGGAAACGCCGGAGGCTGCTGCTACCACGACCCAGGCGGCCGAGGCGGAAGCCGCGGCTCCGGAGACCCCGGAGACGGCCGAACCGGAGGCACAGGTCGAGCAGGCGACCGCTGAAGCGGAAGCGGCCACCCCTGCCGAAGCTGCTCCCGAAGCTTCTTCGGAGGAAGCGGCCGAGGATCAGGAGAAAAAGGACGAAGGCTGA
- a CDS encoding RelA/SpoT family protein produces MVQVSTLLKEGDLNIPEEFQQRLDTLIQACHRHLPRVDEELIRRAFRVSYWAHRDHRRVTGEPYILHPLEVAFIVAEDISFDDVSVAAALLHDVVEDSDISLDFIREEFGETMGIIIDGLTKIQDVFTLRELGQAENVRKLMLSMAEDIRVILVKFADRLHNMRTIEALPPQKRLKIATETLELFAPLAHRFGLFKIKSELEDLSLKVLQPDEYYAIVRGLNESKKEREAYIQRFIEPLKQRLEEAGLEFDLYGRPKNIYSIYRKMKRQNKPLEEIYDLFAIRIVLKSSGRKGKEDCWRAYSIVTDLYKPLPERFRDFISVPKSNGYQSLHTTVLGPEGRKVEVQIRTQEMHEVAERGVAAHWRYKEGIEEPDPKMDQWLRWVREILENPKPDQATEFVKEFRLNLYDDEIYVFTPKGDVISLPQGATPVDFAFRVHTEVGLHCIGAKVNGKLVPLSYKLKSGDQVEIITSKKQTPNPDWMKFVVTQKARSHIRHWINEQRRKTIELGKELWEKRAQRLGLEVDERQLQRVAHRLKFPNLQQMFYELGSGLFEVDELVRALRSGDGQQQESQSQALRLKYESFLDTAKETGQPALKIDGELHTDIVTTYASCCNPIPGDEVFGYVSRSGAIKIHRVNCKNAPYLLINHPDRIVPVEWSRQKDVQFLAALRVIGEDRVGIVSDITTVISKSLKTNIRSITVDSEDGVFEGTIVLYVSDLEHLRRVIERIKRIDGIYGVYRFEE; encoded by the coding sequence ATGGTCCAGGTATCGACCCTCCTGAAAGAAGGTGATCTGAACATCCCGGAAGAATTCCAGCAGCGTCTGGACACGCTGATTCAGGCCTGTCACAGGCACCTGCCGCGCGTCGACGAAGAGCTGATTCGCCGGGCGTTTCGGGTAAGCTACTGGGCCCACCGGGACCACCGGCGGGTGACGGGCGAGCCCTACATCCTGCATCCGCTGGAAGTGGCCTTCATCGTGGCCGAGGATATCAGCTTCGACGACGTGAGCGTGGCAGCCGCGCTGCTGCACGACGTGGTCGAAGACTCCGACATCTCGCTGGACTTCATCCGGGAGGAGTTCGGCGAGACCATGGGCATCATCATCGACGGGCTGACCAAGATCCAGGACGTCTTCACCTTGCGCGAGCTGGGGCAGGCCGAGAACGTGCGTAAGCTGATGCTCTCGATGGCCGAGGACATCCGGGTCATCCTGGTCAAATTCGCCGATCGGCTGCACAATATGCGGACGATCGAAGCGCTGCCCCCGCAGAAACGCCTGAAGATCGCTACCGAAACGCTGGAGCTATTTGCCCCGCTGGCCCATCGATTCGGTCTGTTCAAGATCAAAAGCGAGCTGGAGGACCTTTCGCTCAAGGTACTGCAGCCCGACGAGTACTACGCCATCGTGCGCGGCCTCAACGAATCCAAAAAGGAACGCGAGGCCTACATTCAGCGCTTCATCGAACCGCTGAAGCAGCGACTGGAGGAGGCCGGACTGGAGTTCGACCTCTACGGCCGCCCCAAAAACATCTACTCGATCTATCGCAAGATGAAGCGGCAGAACAAGCCGCTGGAGGAGATCTACGACCTGTTTGCCATTCGGATCGTGCTCAAAAGTTCGGGCCGCAAGGGCAAAGAGGACTGCTGGCGGGCCTATTCCATCGTGACGGATCTGTACAAGCCGCTGCCGGAGCGTTTCCGGGATTTCATCTCGGTGCCCAAGTCCAACGGCTACCAGAGTCTGCACACGACGGTGCTGGGACCTGAAGGACGCAAGGTGGAGGTGCAGATCCGCACGCAGGAAATGCACGAAGTGGCCGAGCGCGGCGTGGCCGCCCACTGGCGCTACAAAGAGGGCATCGAAGAGCCGGATCCGAAGATGGACCAGTGGCTCCGGTGGGTCCGCGAGATCCTGGAGAACCCCAAACCGGATCAGGCCACCGAGTTCGTCAAGGAGTTCCGGCTGAATCTCTACGACGACGAGATCTACGTCTTTACGCCCAAAGGCGACGTGATCAGCCTGCCGCAGGGCGCCACGCCGGTAGACTTCGCCTTCCGGGTGCATACGGAAGTGGGGCTGCACTGCATCGGCGCCAAGGTCAACGGCAAGCTGGTGCCGCTTTCCTACAAGCTCAAAAGCGGCGACCAGGTGGAAATCATCACCTCCAAGAAGCAGACGCCCAACCCCGACTGGATGAAGTTCGTCGTCACCCAGAAGGCGCGGAGCCACATCCGGCACTGGATCAACGAGCAGCGGCGGAAAACGATCGAACTGGGAAAGGAACTCTGGGAAAAGCGCGCGCAGCGGCTGGGCCTCGAGGTGGACGAACGCCAGCTGCAGCGGGTGGCGCACCGACTGAAGTTTCCCAACCTGCAGCAGATGTTCTATGAGCTCGGCAGTGGCCTGTTCGAGGTAGACGAGCTGGTCAGGGCGCTGCGTTCGGGCGACGGGCAGCAGCAGGAATCGCAGTCCCAGGCGCTGCGGCTGAAGTACGAAAGCTTCCTGGATACGGCCAAAGAAACGGGCCAGCCGGCACTGAAGATCGACGGCGAGCTGCACACGGACATCGTCACGACCTATGCCTCCTGCTGCAATCCCATCCCCGGCGACGAGGTCTTCGGATACGTGAGCCGGAGCGGCGCCATCAAAATCCACCGGGTCAACTGCAAGAACGCGCCCTATCTGCTGATCAATCATCCGGACCGCATCGTGCCGGTCGAGTGGAGCCGCCAGAAGGACGTGCAGTTTCTGGCCGCGCTGCGCGTGATCGGCGAAGATCGGGTGGGCATCGTCAGCGACATTACCACGGTCATTTCCAAGAGCCTCAAAACGAACATTCGCTCCATCACGGTCGATTCGGAAGACGGCGTGTTCGAGGGCACCATCGTGCTTTACGTGAGCGATCTGGAGCACCTGCGACGGGTCATCGAGCGCATCAAGCGGATCGACGGGATCTACGGCGTCTATCGTTTCGAGGAGTAG
- a CDS encoding HU family DNA-binding protein yields MAQRIPTLTKKDVARRVAQLMGEPIYKSEPWVNAVIEALAQLLEEADPEVRIELRDFGVFEVKRTRAKPKARNPKTNETVFIPSRRKTHFKPSKRLKQVLQRPLVELNYEIPEGSADKYLEAQAAGKNGTR; encoded by the coding sequence ATGGCGCAACGCATTCCCACTTTGACGAAGAAAGACGTCGCGCGTCGGGTGGCCCAGCTCATGGGCGAACCCATTTACAAAAGCGAGCCGTGGGTGAACGCGGTCATCGAGGCGCTGGCGCAGTTGCTGGAAGAGGCGGATCCCGAGGTGCGTATCGAGTTGCGCGACTTTGGCGTGTTCGAGGTCAAGCGGACGCGGGCCAAGCCGAAGGCGCGCAATCCCAAGACCAACGAGACGGTGTTCATTCCCAGCCGTCGCAAGACGCACTTCAAACCCAGCAAGCGGCTGAAGCAGGTGTTGCAGCGTCCGCTGGTCGAGTTGAATTACGAGATTCCGGAAGGCAGCGCCGACAAATACCTGGAGGCGCAGGCCGCCGGAAAGAACGGCACCCGCTGA
- the ruvX gene encoding Holliday junction resolvase RuvX: MLLASGTRPRVVAVDYGTRRVGLALADPLRIIAQPYGTYAPEEALQVLQRLHAVEGIETLVIGWPLTETGTEGAATRRVERFIRRLQRLLPGVQVVRWDERYTSELAKERLREVGGPRKKRRDKGRVDQMAAVIILQEYLEQQEPKIGLSE, from the coding sequence ATGTTGCTGGCTTCAGGGACACGGCCACGGGTGGTGGCGGTGGATTACGGCACGCGGCGTGTTGGACTGGCGCTGGCCGATCCGCTGCGGATCATCGCGCAACCCTATGGCACGTATGCGCCGGAGGAAGCGTTGCAGGTATTGCAGCGCCTGCATGCCGTCGAGGGAATTGAAACGCTGGTGATCGGCTGGCCCCTGACCGAAACAGGGACAGAAGGGGCAGCTACGCGCAGGGTAGAACGTTTCATCCGCAGGCTGCAGCGGCTGTTGCCCGGCGTGCAGGTCGTGCGCTGGGATGAACGCTACACCTCGGAACTGGCAAAGGAGCGGTTGCGGGAAGTGGGAGGACCGCGCAAAAAGCGACGCGATAAAGGCCGCGTCGATCAGATGGCGGCCGTCATCATCCTGCAGGAGTATCTGGAGCAGCAGGAACCGAAAATCGGCTTGTCCGAATAA